ttatagtttttagagcgcacaacaagccgattgctagcttaggtgtatgtccatagtggtatggggcggattacaaacaagtaaaagcgtgagctacatcaagttattgaccaatatggaccgtacttgtcatgactattagaagtcatagaaaagtaccacctccaaaattttaggcaaatcgagtaaaaattgcgtcgttcagtggctcagagtgtcaaattggaagatcggtttacatggtacCTTTATCAAGTTATCAACCGGCTTTGAGCATggttggcacatttattgaaagtcatgctaaaacgacatatgcaaactTTTAACCGAATAGGTTGatcgagagttcggtttatatggcggctatatcagattatgaactgatgtagactatacttggtacagttgttcgaagtcattcctttttgcgccctctagaggccaaagaagtctaatcggaagatcggtttatatggctgctgtatcagattatgaaccatacttaacacacttcttggaagtgttaccaaaacaccacgtgcaaaatttgagccaaatcggataagaattgcgccctctatatggcagctatagaaaaacatagaccgatttggtccatttacaatcccaaccgacctacactaaaaatgtatttgtgtaaaattttaagcgcctaccttttctctttcgaaagttaaccATAATCAATGTGACTTGTACACATAGCTGTGGGTACCTGCAAAAGTCAACACGACTTGGCTattgtggttaggggaaagtttttcagctctcttagagatatacttcaggaagatcTACGTACGACAGAGAAGTGGGCTACCGAGAGTAGTCTAAGAGTAAATCAATCTTAGACTGAAATTGTTCTTTTTGCCAGGAGATACGTATTATCCACAGTGGTACCTGTctacttgggaggagagaatgttccatttaatgaaagggcaaaatacctgggtgttctgCTGGACAGGAGTTGAACTTTAAATCAAACCAAGATTTACCTCTCTTGCCCAATACATCAGCAAAAGAGGCATTGACAAAAGGTGGGATTTCAAACCGCGTGACATGCAATgtgtgtatactgcagttggcagacctataatgctatatggtgttgtggtctagtaGACGGTGCCTTAAAATCCACCTACTGATCAATACTCATACGGATCCAAattatggcttgtttgtgcattgtATCCGCAGTGAGTACAACACTAATTAGTGCACTGAATTTGATgtcacatctaatgcctctggacattgtggctaggcaAATTTGTTGCGGCTACTGCTGTGAGGCcaagggagctttctatttgaTCACTTAGCGGCTACGGacaatgtgttatccttgatacaatgccctatgttccaggcagtgtagacTACACCAAAAAGAAACTTTTCCCAAACATGTTCCGATATGGACTAAATTTGTTTCGGATATTAACGGGTCTAATGAAATCAGGTTGCAAAATCGGCGTTTTTTAGTTTATTGGCTGAGTTTAGCGGAAAAATGAAGATAAACAACATAAGCCCAAATGGAGGTCTGGGAGAAGGTTTccccattttcttttttttgttgaaaaaattacttattttgAAGTATTTATAGCACCTGTTTAAATATGTCCACTttagaaataacaagtaaaaaggcatttatttcggccgggccgaactttggatacccactgcctcgggtatatatgtaaacccccttccgtcacaatccggtgaaaattggataacttaggcgcccaaattcggcgcggatattgagtggtctaataagtaaaagtcattgtttaagtttgtagaacaaaatattggtctttttgatagctatatccaaatgtaggtcgATCGGAGCCAtgtaggacacggatgtcgaaaagcctaacaaatttcaacgaaatcggataataaatgcgactcaTACAGGGTCACGACTcgaaagatcgttctatattacatctataaccaaatctggaccgatatggaacaaattaaacaaggatataataatcataccattttattataactccagtTTTATATCAGTAGTTATGTCTTTATAGGGGCTGGTcacgatcatattttattcaggtactggaaactcatatacaagtaatatttttagacaataaatctaatttttatgggatttagaccctaaattgaaagatcggtctatatgacagctatatctatatagtctgatctgactaatatttgggtcggatgtcaagaggctaaaaacaactcactgtttcacatttccgcgaaatcgaataaaaaataaagcttttatgggcttcagatcggtctttatgacagctatatctaaatatagactggtctgaaccacatttagatcagatgtcgggaggcctaaaactgcttcctgtttcaaatttcagggaaatcgcattaaaccctttatcggcagatcggtctatattggcccgttcaagaacttggcagcgtgcatcaaaaagtcgtctctgtgccaaatttcagctcaatttctcaaGTTTTgcaggctgtagagtgattccaacagacagacggtcagacggacagacacacggacattgttaaatcgtcttaaattttacgacgatccgaaatatatacactttatagggtcggtaattgatatttcgatgtgttgcaaaatgaatgactaaatgaacgaACGAAGGCATTTAAGATTTCGTCAATAAGGACTTgtcaataaaatgaaataaagtttAATCAAGTAACTACTATCAACAAATTAATATCAGAACAGCTGTGATTATTCAGGTCGAACTAGTCTGTCGatctgcctgtcgaaagtattttcaaagaagtaaagctaggcactggaaattttgcataaatacttcttattagtgtaggtcagttgagattgtaaatggaccaaatccgttcatgttttgatatagctgccatataaaccgatctcccgataatattttttgagcttctagagggcacaattgttatccgatttggctgaaattttgaacaaggtgttatgttttaattttcaaccactgtgccaagtatggtttaaatcgggttatatcctcatatagctgcaatataaaccgatcggggatcttgacttattgaccctgtagagggcgcaatgcaaatctgatttggcggaaatgACTTCTGCCATGACATCTAATCTACGTGCAAAGTATGGGCTGAAttcgtctataacctggtatgcaaatgcaaatttgcctatgaacattccataaagaaaCTCACaaatcattgagtgctgtccgattcatttttaagctcattgataagggacctcctttttataggcgagtccgaacggcgtgccgcagagcgacacctctttgaagagaaatttttacatggcaaagtacctcacaaatttcgccagcattaggatgggataaccaccgcagaacatttttctgatggtcgtgCAAGGATTCGAAACTAGGCGTTCAGGCGGTGGCCTATacctaataaagctcccataaaaaccgatctctcgtttgcacttcctgaatcggtccataacctgttaaagctctaatggcatagcaattcttattcattgattgcctataaagagatgccgggcaaagCACCTGATActtgcgatccatgatggagggtatgtaagattcgatccggcagaacttagtactcttgtaattaattttttttttttgtgtgttcctcTTGAAACTGCCCACTTGTTCCTCTGACGCATTGTTTGTTATCTACTCACTAGTACTGGAGACATTTGGTAGACTTTCGTCTTTGTAAAATATTCCCAGCAGATCCCTTCTTATTAAACtacaatttaattgaattttaatcATTAATACGACAGAAGGCTCTCCTCTGTTTCTTAGTACGATAATGATGGAAAGTAATTGCAAGGAATCGGACATCAAGATACACCAACCCGATGTTCAGTAAATGGAGTACAATTTCCCTATCAAAAGTGGGCTTATGGCTCTTTTTCCCCTTTTATGTGGTTGTAGTTGTGTTTGTTGACATTTGCCCActataataatttaaataaaaaattccatATCATTTAATGTTAATCTTAATTTGCAGCAGAGTTTTCGACATGGCTAACGTCATCGAGAATGCGCCACAGCCCAGTACAAAGGACTGTACCTTATACATGTTTCGAGGGATTAAAATTATTGGCTACCTCTCAACagataaatacaaaattttatactaCCTATGGTCTATAATCGTGAATTTCTTTGTAACCTTGTATATGCCAGTTGGATTTCTTACAAGTTTCATACTACGTCTGGACACCTATACGGCTAGTGGCTTTTTTACAGCTCTGCAAATATGGGTCAATTGCATTGGCTGCTCTCTGAAAATGCTTGCGTTTTTCTTTCTATACAAACGCCTTCTGGCATCTACTGAGTATATGGACAAATTAGATGTTAGAGTAACCGCGACTTCGGATAAGTggcaaattcgaaaaattgttgcATTATCCAATAGAGCTTTGACCTTATACGCCACCCTATACTTATCCTACGCCAGCAGTACTTTCTGGTCAGCAGTAATAAAAGGCAAGCCACCTTATCAAGTCTACAATCCGCTCTTCGAGTGGTCCGGCAATACCCGAAACTTCGCATTTCACGCTGCTATAGAGTACGCTCTCATCTGTTTTCATTGTTTGCAACAAGCCTTATTGGACTCCTATCCTATAGTTTATATAACGATTTTAAGAACGCATTTAAACATTTTGTCGCGTCGCATCTCCTCGCTGGGAAACGATTCTACCATGAACAATTGTCAGCGGTATGAAGCCTTGGTGCAGTGCGTCCTAGATCACAAGAATATAATGGGGTAAGTAATGATTTAATTTACTACAAATTTATACAGAACGTTAGAGATTAACATTTTGGCACTGATGATCAGCCCTCATACAGCTCCGAAACGTCGCCCAAAGACGTTCTGTCTGGTAATTTCTTTTCAGCAACCAATAAAATAATCCTTCATTCTGG
The genomic region above belongs to Stomoxys calcitrans chromosome 5, idStoCalc2.1, whole genome shotgun sequence and contains:
- the LOC106083298 gene encoding odorant receptor 42a-like isoform X1, whose amino-acid sequence is MYTLSKLSFVQRFRQLILKLSEFRVFDMANVIENAPQPSTKDCTLYMFRGIKIIGYLSTDKYKILYYLWSIIVNFFVTLYMPVGFLTSFILRLDTYTASGFFTALQIWVNCIGCSLKMLAFFFLYKRLLASTEYMDKLDVRVTATSDKWQIRKIVALSNRALTLYATLYLSYASSTFWSAVIKGKPPYQVYNPLFEWSGNTRNFAFHAAIEYALICFHCLQQALLDSYPIVYITILRTHLNILSRRISSLGNDSTMNNCQRYEALVQCVLDHKNIMGLYNIFSPVISGTMFVQFLIIGIILGITTLHIFLYADALAVVASLFYVASILAETFPCSFLANSLVDDSAALSHAIFHSAWHNEEPRYKQMLCFFLQHSQKTMQLTAMKIFPITLNSNINVVKFAFSVYTMMKQMGFGANLTSGLGIES
- the LOC106083298 gene encoding odorant receptor 42a-like isoform X2 — protein: MYTLSKLSFVQRFRQLILKLSELVFDMANVIENAPQPSTKDCTLYMFRGIKIIGYLSTDKYKILYYLWSIIVNFFVTLYMPVGFLTSFILRLDTYTASGFFTALQIWVNCIGCSLKMLAFFFLYKRLLASTEYMDKLDVRVTATSDKWQIRKIVALSNRALTLYATLYLSYASSTFWSAVIKGKPPYQVYNPLFEWSGNTRNFAFHAAIEYALICFHCLQQALLDSYPIVYITILRTHLNILSRRISSLGNDSTMNNCQRYEALVQCVLDHKNIMGLYNIFSPVISGTMFVQFLIIGIILGITTLHIFLYADALAVVASLFYVASILAETFPCSFLANSLVDDSAALSHAIFHSAWHNEEPRYKQMLCFFLQHSQKTMQLTAMKIFPITLNSNINVVKFAFSVYTMMKQMGFGANLTSGLGIES